One genomic region from Nymphaea colorata isolate Beijing-Zhang1983 chromosome 10, ASM883128v2, whole genome shotgun sequence encodes:
- the LOC116262277 gene encoding uncharacterized protein LOC116262277 isoform X2 — MSKITKWKSEKIKVKVVFRLQFHATHVPQAGWDKLFVSFIPMDTGKVTAKTTKANVRNGNCKWSDPVYETTRLLQDHGNKKYDDKLYKLVVAMGSSRSSILGDATINLADYADAGKPVSISLPLQGCTFGTVLHVTVQLLTSKTGFREFEQQRELRERGIQMLTGSGIQHETDSKVAVFSEPSNRQNEKASAKVRVKSDGGFPTLEAEGEMNEDIADSVVNADGSSCTSESLYTEKHDNSSTHENESLKSTVSGDMGHLSNNQITGLENVGVSVHQLMPQGSADWVHGWCSNISLYNDSAAVYEENSKLRACLEAAQSSILDLKLEVSTLNAQTHEMVSETQNLAEQLVVEIASGEELARTISSLKLECAKFKDDFEKAKLHNGNNKAVGPLVYANEKIGRISAQYGQYNLLGVQNKYGQPEADWLQNLFLLEDKIKIIKDKACLQNLESDLGLVADLESLEHLILGLRHSGQNLVHSLNAGLMTKSDLHDPVKGPESTSLLEKTSGVAQFQKSEGIPDNIFHHTGVLSMANVKQCHRQGFFHCSNVSNSMPVELGHDIFIEMKEKINGLSKELDESQAENSNLTKKMDQMECYYETLIHQLEESQQRMLAELQAVKDAHSSCIYTIATLESEARKLQKENDERFSKFLAEKHALSSVNLELENRALISEMALARLRQNYSLSVDQLLKDLETLSFQVLSMYETNEDLSRQPFTDAAQPSLERSNDEQSEETCSPLVKFDSINTLLKAQHITKRYGTQADAFLIDKSQKSSLQAKTVSLESEGHVAVKECHGAESKDAYFNSSGVQYLEGTYKDKHYKLSKSEEDREVDNAHLVALNRRNGDLMPRLEQLSSEQTLLADEAILVGKHLKGLSANNLFGCQKDEVCVPGDFSRSGSDSLLADKVEILEYQSENKELKRRMSELDFLLEETKHSLFLQGNLQQKSENKLKEMEMLNLYLEIFSLVLLETARGAQSEIMVMQAKHDELIRQLQQSTSLKELLIIKLQAASDHVKVLQENEAKCDVRCDELILKYNFVENNLQDLLKEKNVLIQKLKDSEMRIIDLVDFKHNYDACTVENEEMKHLLEKEKWEKVNLQNEILSLKSYLKTLRLDLDKELSIRADREKTVASLQYRLESLRRKMSSFNESIVGGVTGTNTSKEFNGKDIEEAFSHLEQLQQEACGKFLQLSEEKKDTENKLGHLESQITMIKEKAEADAKILVKKLEASSANSEKVHGELAEMTKKYMLATEAGKTLLQEKTKLLEELSGVKMEMQSVFKEKNILAQKVSSSESAAEELNQTKVILNDCISENKGLKFSLQSANEESIKQVTELACLKETLRCLQDELQSVGGSKEKLETELANLASQLNEKQHMDLKRQAELEFLLEETKVSLTLKEELLQKMGHEMAEKERLNVYSEIFSLVLHETLTGTHAGSMSLKEKNEELTRQLGHAIESKDLLMLKLQTALATIEALQENVAKSMAKYDDLILQNTALEEKMHCVVEENSHFAERFKECEVMAVEALSYRQKYDICNAEKEKMQNLFEKENLQRVTLQNEAILLKESLKTLKLNLDKESSKRYDQEKLLAFLEGRLQELRRKMIFFGEGTIETAGTDLSTELHGEDMRTIVSYIEELLHKALEKFLQFHREKEESEERWNIAQTSLKHAESQHLLVKEKSEMDVKILTAKLDESNSKLEQLHSELVDITSKYKIASEMEEKHVEEKRELSAEISNLKVELQSVTEDNKNLLLKLFSLENSIEELENYRKMLDNYTSENRSLSSSLQIARDESIQHMRKLDCLKARIQELGRKMFSFGDSNPVETATGLPKEFDCQDIETAICHVEELHHKALEKFLQCYQEKKESEEQRDFAQKSLKNAESQLLLVKEKSEIDMQILFSKLEESNAKLEQLHAELTDMSAKYKVASEMDVKHVKENMILAAQLSDLKVVLQSVTEEKENLLQKVFTLENSFKEEIENTKQILNDYILEKERLSISLQTARDESVQQIKEMNCLNGRLQELRRKLFFFGESSVVETNAIDLPRELDCQDAEAVISDVEKLQHKALEKFLQCYQKKKESEEERDLAQRSLKHVESQLLLLKEKSEMDMKVLVVNRDESNARLEQLHAELTDMTSKYMVASEIEEKLTEENRKLSVELSDMKVMLQSITVENKNLLQKIFSLENSSYVEIENHKKILNDYISDNKNLSISLQIARDEAVQQMRDLNSLKEHCKCLEDELHCVRESKDQLEAAFAHLTLELNEKHEQMVSFSEQKAELMQLRKQVSDLLVENSNMRDLLLHSEECQGKLREDIKYAESKLCDLENNMVIAQESLLKADIEVIFLKSQLHSKIAELCNQIAALENHQMKLHLKLQATGMALDDQMANEAQSLAQNAHLTLDLLSSRSELNMSAGEGFRDVSNDQPNVERFKNDSEIEHLNGIVMCLEEEAEVLRSSRDELDITNLIFVTKLDELNNHIACLNEYGDELNKLRIQHSELSQRLSEQVLKTEEFRNLSICLQELKPRTESSQVNERKTADGPSVASQESLRIAFIREQCETKLQDLRSQLHLSRKHGEELLLKLQIALDELEARKKSEAICMRKNEDLSARVLELEAELQSLLDNMREKVKDNNQLNTELEVSRLSLICCKEEKENLEISLQEYQNQRMKLLLELSSAKEKLKACAACKSQQGLSAGEGLHGKQIYSSYNGTSSTNPLNSSNKDPLHGEDFVAAQALLNEETNPFPLGNAELKGTSPENSRLLLVNKGRQADEDREELEPANRHIQEKNLFSSMERLQKELEKMKNENLAPLLDQNGHQTDMVYEERFQREVSQLNVANEQLGRIFPRFNEFLESGNALERVLALEIELAEALKSKKKDERHFQSSFLKQHHDEEAICKSFRDINELIKDMLELKKKNATVETELKEMHNRYSQLSVQFAEVEGERQKLVMTLKNIRTTRKA, encoded by the exons ATGTCAAAAATCACGAAGTGGAAGTCTGAGAAGATAAAAGTGAAAGTTGTTTTTCGCTTGCAATTTCATGCTACTCAT gtTCCACAGGCAGGATGGGACAAGTTGTTCGTGTCCTTCATACCTATGGACACTGGAAAAGTGACGGCCAAAACAACTAAAGCAAATGTCCGGAATgggaattgcaaatggtcaGATCCAGTCTATGAAACCACAAGGCTACTCCAAGATCATGGAAACAAGAAATATGATGATAAATTATACAAACTGGTGGTGGCAATG GGCTCTTCCCGGTCCAGTATCCTTGGGGATGCTACCATCAATCTTGCTGATTATGCGGATGCAGGAAAACCTGTTTCTATTTCTTTGCCTCTTCAAGGATGCACGTTTGGAACTGTTTTGCAT GTCACAGTCCAGCTGCTTACTTCCAAAACTGGGTTCAG AGAATTTGAGCAGCAACGGGAGCTTAGAGAAAGAGGAATTCAGATGCTTACTGGTTCAGGCATTCAGCATGAAACAGATAGTAAAGTAGCAGTGTTCTCAGAACCCTCCAATCGTCAGAATGAAAAG GCAAGTGCAAAAGTCAGAGTCAAATCAGATGGAGGTTTTCCAACACTTGAAGCGGAAGGAGAGATGAATGAAGACATTGCAGATTCAGTAGTCAATGCTGATGGATCATCATGTACTTCAGAAAGCTTGTATACAGAGAAACACGATAATTCTAGCACCCATGAAAATGAGAGTCTCAAGAGCACAGTATCCGGTGATATGGGGCATCTCTCTAATAACCAGATTACTGGCCTTGAAAATGTGGGAGTAAGTGTTCATCAGCTCATGCCACAAGGGAGTGCTGATTGGGTTCATGGTTGGTGTTCAAACATTTCTCTGTATAATGATTCAGCTGCTGTGTATGAAGAGAATAGTAAACTCAGAGCATGCTTGGAGGCTGCTCAGTCCTCCATCTTGGATCTTAAGCTTGAAGTAAGCACTTTAAATGCTCAAACTCATGAAATGGTTTCAGAAACACAAAATCTTGCTGAGCAGCTGGTTGTAGAAATAGCGTCGGGAGAAGAATTGGCAAGAACAATTTCTTCCCTAAAACTTGAGTGTGCCAAATTCAAAGATGACTTTGAAAAAGCCAAATTGCACAATGGAAATAACAAAGCTGTTGGACCATTGGtatatgcaaatgaaaaaattgggaGAATCAGTGCACAATATGGACAATATAACTTGTTGGGCGTGCAAAATAAGTATGGCCAACCAG AGGCAGATTGGCTGCAGAATCTGTTTCTTTTGGaagataaaatcaaaattatcaAAGACAAGGCATGTCTCCAAAACTTGGAAAGTGACCTTGGGCTTGTTGCTGACTTGGAGTCTCTGGAGCATCTCATTCTCGGTCTTAGACACAGTGGTCAAAATTTGGTTCATTCTCTGAATGCTGGACTGATGACTAAATCAGATCTTCATGACCCTGTAAAAGGGCCAGAGAGTACTTCACTTTTGGAGAAAACTTCTGGGGTGGCTCAGTTTCAGAAATCTGAAGGAATACCAGATAACATTTTTCATCACACGGGTGTCCTTTCAATGGCAAATGTAAAACAATGTCACAGACAAGGTTTCTTTCACTGTTCTAATGTATCGAACAGCATGCCGGTGGAACTTGGTCATGACATCTttattgaaatgaaagaaaagataaacGGGCTCTCTAAAGAGTTGGATGAGTCTCAAGCTGAGAATAGCAATCTCACaaagaaaatggatcagatGGAGTGTTACTATGAAACACTTATTCATCAACTTGAAGAAAGCCAGCAGCGAATGCTTGCAGAACTACAGGCGGTCAAGGATGCTCATTCTTCTTGCATCTACACAATTGCTACTTTAGAAAGTGAAGCCCGGAAACTGCAAAAAGAGAATGATGAGCGGTTCAGTAAGTTTCTAGCAGAAAAACATGCACTAAGTTCAGTTAACTTGGAACTCGAGAATAGGGCTCTTATATCTGAAATGGCACTTGCAAGGCTCAGGCAGAATTATTCTCTTTCAGTAGATCAGCTACTAAAGGACCTTGAGACACTTTCATTCCAGGTTTTGTCAATGTATGAGACGAATGAAGACCTTTCTAGACAACCATTTACTGATGCAGCTCAACCATCCTTGGAAAGAAGCAATGATGAGCAGTCAGAAGAAACGTGTTCCCCTCTGGTTAAGTTTGACTCCATCAACACTTTATTGAAGGCACAACATATAACCAAAAGGTATGGAACTCAGGCTGATGCTTTTCTCATAGATAAGAGCCAAAAAAGTTCATTGCAAGCAAAAACTGTAAGTCTGGAATCTGAGGGTCACGTGGCAGTGAAAGAATGTCATGGTGCAGAAAGTAAAGATGCTTATTTCAACTCATCTGGAGTCCAATACTTGGAAGGAACTTATAAAGATAAGCATTACAAATTGTCAAAGTCGGAAGAAGATAGAGAGGTGGATAATGCTCACTTGGTTGCATTGAATAGAAGGAATGGTGACTTGATGCCCCGTCTAGAGCAGCTTAGTTCAGAGCAAACTCTACTTGCAGATGAAGCCATCTTAGTAGGAAAGCATCTTAAAGGTTTATCTGCAAATAATTTGTTCGGCTGTCAGAAAGATGAAGTATGTGTACCTGGTGACTTTTCTAGGTCTGGTTCAGATTCTCTATTAGCTGACAAAGTTGAAATACTGGAGTATCAGTCAGAAAATAAAGAGCTTAAGAGAAGGATGTCTGAGCTAGACTTCCTTTTAGAAGAGACAAAACATTCACTTTTCTTGCAGGGAAATCTCCAGCAGAAGTCCGAAAACAAACTGAAAGAGATGGAAATGCTGAACTTGTACTTGGAAATATTTTCTCTTGTATTACTGGAAACTGCACGTGGAGCACAATCCGAGATCATGGTGATGCAGGCAAAGCATGATGAACTTATTAGGCAGCTTCAACAATCTACAAGCCTAAAGGAGCTTTTGATTATTAAGTTGCAGGCTGCATCTGACCATGTCAAAGTACTCCAGGAAAATGAGGCAAAGTGTGATGTTAGATGCGACGAATTGATCCTAAAATATAACTTTGTTGAGAACAATTTACAGgatcttttaaaagaaaagaatgttcTCATTCAAAAGCTCAAGGACTCCGAGATGAGGATCATAGATTTGGTCGACTTCAAACACAATTATGATGCCTGCACTGTAGAGAACGAAGAAATGAAACATTtgttagaaaaggaaaagtggGAAAAGGTCAATCTTCAAAATGAGATTCTCTCATTGAAAAGTTACTTGAAAACTTTAAGACTAGATCTAGATAAGGAGTTGTCCATACGAGCTGACAGGGAGAAAACAGTTGCTTCCTTGCAATATAGGTTGGAAAGTTTAAGGAGAAAAATGTCTTCATTCAATGAAAGCATAGTAGGTGGAGTGACTGGCACCAACACATCAAAGGAGTTCAATGGCAAGGACATTGAGGAAGCCTTCTCCCACTTGGAACAACTTCAGCAGGAAGCTTGTGGAAAGTTTCTTCAACTTTCTGAAGAAAAGAAGGATACTGAGAATAAACTTGGACATTTAGAATCTCAGATTACAATGATAAAAGAGAAGGCTGAAGCAGATGCTAAAATACTGGTGAAAAAGTTGGAAGCATCCAGTGCAAATTCAGAAAAAGTCCATGGAGAACTAGCTGAAATGACCAAGAAGTATATGCTTGCAACTGAAGCAGGAAAAACCCTTTTGCAGGAGAAAACAAAACTCTTGGAGGAGCTTTCAGGCGTAAAGATGGAGATGCAATCTGTTTTCAAGGAAAAGAACATCCTTGCGCAGAAAGTATCGAGTTCTGAAAGTGCTGCTGAGGAGCTTAATCAGACTAAGGTGATTCTTAATGATTGTATTTCAGAAAACAAGGGTTTAAAATTTTCTCTCCAGTCTGCAAATGAAGAGTCAATCAAGCAGGTGACGGAACTGGCTTGCTTGAAAGAAACTTTGAGATGTTTGCAGGATGAGCTGCAGAGTGTAGGAGGCtccaaagaaaaacttgaaactgAACTTGCAAATCTTGCTTCCCAGTTGAATGAGAAACAACATATGGATCTGAAGAGGCAGGCTGAGCTGGAGTTTCTTTTGGAAGAAACAAAGGTTTCACTGACCCTGAAGGAAGAGCTGCTACAAAAGATGGGCCATGAAATGGCTGAGAAGGAAAGACTAAATGTGTACTCGGAGATTTTTTCCTTGGTGTTACATGAAACACTCACAGGGACACATGCTGGTAGTATGagcttgaaagaaaaaaatgaagaacttacAAGGCAGCTTGGGCACGCCATTGAATCAAAAGACCTACTGATGCTTAAGTTACAAACTGCATTGGCTACTATTGAAGCACTGCAGGAAAATGTGGCAAAAAGCATGGCTAAATATGATGACTTGATTTTACAAAATACTGCTCTTGAAGAGAAAATGCATTGTGTTGTAGAGGAAAATAGTCATTTTGCTGAAAGGTTCAAGGAATGTGAGGTCATGGCTGTAGAAGCCCTTAGCTACAGACAGAAATACGATATTTGTaatgcagaaaaggaaaaaatgcagaACTTATTCgaaaaagaaaatctgcaaAGAGTTACCCTTCAAAATGAGGCCATCTTATTGAAGGAGAGCttgaaaactttgaaacttAATTTGGACAAAGAGTCCTCTAAAAGATATGACCAGGAGAAACTATTGGCTTTTCTAGAAGGTAGGCTGCAGGAACTGAGGAGGAAAATGATTTTCTTTGGAGAGGGTACTATTGAAACAGCTGGTACTGACTTGTCAACGGAGTTGCACGGTGAGGATATGAGAACAATTGTTTCTTATATTGAAGAGCTTCTTCATAAAGCTCTTGAAAAGTTTCTCCAGTTCCATAGGGAGAAGGAGGAATCTGAGGAACGGTGGAATATTGCTCAAACGTCATTAAAGCATGCAGAATCCCAGCATTTGCTTGTGAAAGAGAAATCTGAAATGGATGTAAAGATCCTAACTGCAAAGTTAGATGAATCTAATTCCAAACTAGAGCAGCTCCATTCAGAATTAGTTGATATAACTAGCAAATATAAAATTGCAtcagaaatggaagaaaaacatgTTGAAGAGAAAAGGGAACTTTCTGCAGAAATTTCAAACCTGAAAGTTGAACTGCAATCTGTTACAGAGGACAATAAGAACCTTTTACTGAAACTGTTTAGTTTAGAGAATTCTATTGAAGAGCTTGAGAACTACAGAAAGATGCTTGACAATTACACCTCAGAAAATAGAAGTTTGAGCAGTTCTCTCCAGATTGCTAGGGATGAGTCAATTCAGCATATGAGAAAGCTGGATTGCTTGAAAGCTAGGATACAGGAACTAGGGAGGAAGATGTTTTCCTTTGGTGACAGTAATCCTGTTGAGACAGCTACTGGCTTACCAAAGGAGTTCGATTGCCAAGATATAGAAACAGCAATTTGCCATGTTGAAGAACTTCATCACAAAGCTCTTGAAAAGTTTCTCCAGTGCtatcaagagaaaaaagaaagtgaagaacAGCGGGATTTTGCTCAAAAGTCCTTAAAGAACGCAGAATCTCAGCTACTTCTTGTGAAAGAGAAATCTGAGATTGATATGCAAATTTTATTCAGCAAGCTAGAAGAGTCTAATGCAAAACTGGAGCAACTCCATGCAGAATTAACTGATATGTCGGCCAAATACAAGGTTGCATCAGAAATGGATGtaaaacatgtaaaagagaaTATGATCCTAGCTGCACAACTTTCAGACCTGAAAGTTGTGCTGCAATCCGTTacagaggagaaagaaaacctTCTCCAGAAGGTCTTCACTTTGGAAAATTCTTTTAAGGAGGAGATTGAGAACACTAAGCAGATTCTTAATGATTATATtttggagaaagaaaggttGAGCATTTCACTCCAAACTGCGAGGGATGAGTCTGTCCAACAGATAAAAGAGATGAATTGCTTGAACGGAAGATTGCAGGAATTAAGGagaaagttgtttttctttggtgAGAGTAGTGTTGTTGAAACTAATGCTATTGACTTGCCAAGAGAGTTGGATTGTCAAGATGCAGAAGCAGTCATTTCTGATGTTGAGAAACTTCAACATAAAGCTCTTGAGAAGTTTCTCCAGTGCtatcaaaagaagaaggaaagtgAAGAAGAACGGGATTTAGCCCAAAGGTCATTAAAGCATGTGGAATCTCAGCTTCTGCTTCTGAAAGAGAAGTCTGAGATGGATATGAAAGTTCTGGTGGTCAATAGAGATGAATCTAATGCACGCCTAGAGCAACTCCATGCAGAATTAACTGATATGACCAGCAAATATATGGTTGCAtcagaaatagaagaaaaacttACAGAAGAGAACAGGAAGCTTTCTGTTGAACTTTCAGACATGAAGGTCATGCTGCAGTCTATTACAGTGGAAAACAAGAATCTTTTACAGAAGATATTTAGTTTAGAAAATTCTTCTTATGTGGAGATTGAAAACCACAAGAAGATACTCAATGACTATATATCAGATAACAAAAATTTGAGCATTTCTCTCCAGATTGCCAGAGATGAGGCCGTCCAACAGATGAGAGATCTCAATTCCTTGAAAGAACATTGTAAATGCTTGGAGGACGAGTTGCATTGTGTTAGAGAGTCTAAGGATCAACTTGAGGCTGCATTTGCACATCTAACGCTTGAATTGAATGAAAAGCATGAGCAAATGGTATCTTTTTCAGAACAAAAGGCTGAACTAATGCAACTCAGGAAACAGGTGTCAGATTTGTTAGTGGAAAATTCAAATATGAGGGATCTTTTGTTACATTCTGAAGAATGCCAAGGGAAGTTGAGGGAAGATATAAAATATGCGGAATCAAAACTCTGTGATCTGGAAAATAACATGGTCATAGCACAAGAATCATTGCTGAAAGCTGATATAGAAGTTATTTTCCTAAAAAGTCAGTTACATTCAAAAATAGCAGAACTTTGCAATCAGATTGCGGCtctggaaaatcatcaaatGAAGCTTCACTTGAAACTTCAAGCAACTGGTATGGCTCTGGATGATCAAATGGCAAATGAAGCCCAAAGTTTAGCACAAAATGCACATCTAACATTGGATCTCTTATCATCAAGGTCAGAGCTCAACATGTCTGCTGGGGAAGGCTTCAGAGATGTTAGCAATGATCAGCCAAATGTGGAAAGATTTAAGAACGACAGTGAGATTGAGCATCTGAATGGAATAGTTATGTGCCTTGAAGAAGAGGCCGAGGTTCTTAGATCATCTAGAGATGAGTTGGATATTACTAACTTAATTTTCGTGACCAAGTTGGATGAACTGAATAATCATATAGCATGCCTTAATGAATATGGTGACGAGCTCAACAAATTGCGAATCCAACATTCTGAACTTTCCCAGAGGCTGTCAGAGCAAGTCCTGAAGACAGAAGAGTTCAGGAACTTATCTATCTGTCTGCAGGAACTTAAACCGAGAACAGAGTCAAGTCAGGTCAATGAGAGAAAGACAGCAGATgggccttctgttgcttcacaGGAGTCTTTGAGGATTGCATTTATCAGGGAACAGTGTGAGACAAAGCTGCAAGATCTAAGATCTCAGCTGCATTTATCAAGAAAACATGGGGAAGAGTTACTGCTTAAATTGCAAATTGCACTTGATGAGCTTGAAGCTCGAAAGAAAAGTGAGGCAATCTGTATGCGGAAAAATGAAGACCTCTCCGCAAGAGTTCTTGAATTGGAGGCTGAACTTCAAAGTCTACTAGATAACATGCGAGAAAAAGTCAAGGATAACAATCAGTTGAACACTGAATTGGAAGTGTCAAGATTAAGCCTTATCTGTtgcaaggaagagaaggaaaatcttgaaatatcTCTGCAAGAATATCAGAATCAGAGAATGAAGCTATTACTAGAGCTTAGCTCTGCAAAGGAAAAGTTGAAAGCTTGTGCTGCATGCAAAT CTCAACAAGGGTTAAGTGCGGGAGAGGGTCTTCATGGGAAGCAAATATATAGTTCTTACAATGGCACAAGCTCAACCAATCCACTGAATTCTTCGAACAAAGATCCCTTGCATGGGGAAGATTTTGTGGCAGCACAAGCTTTGTTGAATGAGGAAACCAATCCTTTTCCACTG GGTAATGCTGAACTGAAGGGTACTTCACCTGAAAATTCGAGGTTGTTGCTGGTAAACAAAGGCAGACAAGCGGATGAAGACAGGGAAGAGCTGGAACCTGCCAATAGGCACATCCAagagaaaaatttattttctagCATGGAGCGCTTGCAGAAAGAG ctagaaaagatgaaaaacgAGAATTTGGCTCCGTTGCTTGACCAAAATGGACATCAAACTGACATGGTTTATGAAGAACGGTTTCAAAGAGAAGTATCACAACTGAACGTG GCAAATGAACAATTGGGTAGAATATTTCCTCGGTTCAATGAATTTCTGGAAAGTGGAAATGCATTAGAAAGAGTCCTTGCCTTGGAAATTGAATTAGCAG